One Chaetodon trifascialis isolate fChaTrf1 chromosome 13, fChaTrf1.hap1, whole genome shotgun sequence DNA segment encodes these proteins:
- the LOC139341181 gene encoding actin-related protein 2-B-like — protein MDSQGRKVVVCDNGTGFVKCGYAGSNFPEHIFPALVGRPIIRSTAKVGNIEIKDLMVGDEASELRSMLEVNYPMENGIVRNWDDMKHLWDYTFGPEKLNIDSRNCKILLTEPPMNPTKNREKIIEVMFENYQFAGVYIAIQAVLTLYAQGLLTGVVVDSGDGVTHICPVYEGFSLPHLTRRLDIAGRDITRYLIKLLLLRGYAFNHSADFETVRMMKEKLCYVGYNIEQEQKLALETTVLVESYTLPDGRVIKVGGERFEAPEALFQPHLINVEGVGVAELLFNTIQAADIDTRPEFYKHIVLSGGSTMYPGLPSRLERELKQLYLERVLKGDVDKLSKFKIRIEDPPRRKHMVFLGGAVLADIMKDKDNFWLTREEYQEKGVRVLEKLGVTVR, from the exons ATGGACAGCCAGGGAAGGAAAGTGGTGGTCTGTGACAATGGGACCGGG TTTGTCAAGTGCGGCTATGCAGGCTCCAACTTCCCAGAGCACATCTTCCCTGCGCTTGTTGGGAGGCCCATCATTCGCTCGACAGCCAAAGTCGGAAACATCGAGATCAAG GACCTGATGGTGGGTGACGAGGCCAGTGAGCTGCGCTCCATGCTGGAGGTCAACTACCCCATGGAGAACGGCATCGTCAGGAACTGGGACGACATGAAGCACCTGTGGGACTACACCTTCGGGCCAGAGAAGCTCAACATCGACTCCCGTAACTGCAAGATCCTGCTGACCGAGCCGCCCATGAACCCCACCAAGAACCGCGAGAAAATCATTGAG GTGATGTTTGAGAACTACCAGTTTGCAGGAGTCTACATCGCTATTCAGGCTGTGCTGACTCTGTACGCCCAAG GCCTTCTGACCGGTGTGGTGGTGGACTCTGGTGACGGTGTGACACACATCTGCCCAGTGTATGAGGGCTTCAGCCTGCCCCACCTGACAAGACGCCTGGACATTGCAGGCAGGGACATCACCCGCTACCTCATCAAG ttgttgttgttgagggGCTACGCCTTCAACCACTCCGCAGACTTTGAGACGGTGCGCATGATGAAGGAGAAGCTGTGCTACGTGGGCTACAACATCGAGCAGGAGCAGAAGCTGGCGCTGGAGACCACCGTGCTGGTGGAGTCATACACG CTGCCAGATGGTCGTGTGATCAAGGTGGGAGGAGAGCGCTTTGAGGCCCCGGAGGCTCTGTTCCAGCCCCACCTCATCAACGTGGAGGGCGTCGGAGTGGCCGAGCTCCTCTTCAACACCATCCAGGCAGCCGATATAGACACCAG GCCTGAGTTCTACAAACACATCGTGCTATCAGGAGGATCCACCATGTACCCGGGCCTGCCTTCTCGCCTTGAGAGGGAACTGAAGCAGCTGTACCTGGAGCGCGTGCTCAAGGGAGACGTGGACAAGCTTTCG AAATTTAAGATCCGGATCGAGGACCCTCCCAGGCGAAAGCACATGGTGTTCCTGGGCGGAGCCGTGCTGGCTGACATCATGAAGGACAAGGACAACTTCTGGCTGACCCGGGAGGAGTACCAGGAGAAAGGAGTCCGCGTGCTGGAAAAACTCGGAGTCACCGTCAGATAA